In one window of Lacticaseibacillus casei DSM 20011 = JCM 1134 = ATCC 393 DNA:
- the ptsP gene encoding phosphoenolpyruvate--protein phosphotransferase — MAEHLKGIAASDGIATAKAYLLVQPDLSFDKKTVDDPSKEINRLKQALDQSNDELKVIRAKAAESLGEEEAQVFDAHMMILADPDFTGQIESKIKDEKVNAEQAVKEVSEFFIQTFEGMTDNPYMQERADDVRDVTKRIMAHLLGRTLPNPALIDEEVIIVAHDLTPSDTAQLNKKYVKAFVTDIGGRTAHSAIMARSLEIPAVVGTDDVTKKAQNGQLISVDGLTGEVVIDPSTDEVAKFKQAAEAFAKQKAEWAQLKTAKSVTADGKHFDVAANIGTPKDLDGVLANGAEGIGLYRTEFLYMDSSELPTEDDQFEAYKKVLETMNPKPVVVRTMDIGGDKHLPYLPLPQEQNPFLGYRAIRISLDRQDIFRTQLRALLRASAFGNLRIMFPMIATISEFKQAKQIFTEEKDKLVKDGVKVSDNIQLGIMIEIPAAAVLADQFAKYVDFFSIGTNDLIQYSMAADRGNEHVSYLYQPYNPSILRLVKHVIDSAHKEGKWAGMCGEAAGDPIMVPLLLGMGLDEYSMSATSVLKVRSLMKRLSTKDMAKTADVALNENISNDENADLVKKATGQ; from the coding sequence ATGGCTGAACATTTGAAGGGAATCGCTGCTAGTGATGGGATCGCCACAGCGAAGGCCTATTTACTGGTTCAACCTGATTTATCATTTGACAAAAAAACGGTTGATGATCCTTCAAAGGAAATCAATCGGCTGAAGCAGGCACTTGATCAAAGTAATGATGAGTTAAAGGTTATCCGTGCAAAGGCCGCTGAATCGCTTGGCGAAGAAGAGGCTCAAGTTTTTGATGCCCATATGATGATTTTGGCTGATCCTGACTTTACCGGTCAGATCGAATCCAAGATCAAGGACGAAAAAGTAAATGCCGAACAAGCTGTGAAGGAAGTTTCCGAATTCTTCATTCAGACCTTTGAAGGCATGACTGATAATCCATATATGCAGGAACGTGCTGACGATGTTCGCGATGTAACAAAGCGTATTATGGCGCATTTGTTGGGTCGTACATTGCCGAATCCGGCGTTGATTGATGAAGAAGTCATTATCGTGGCTCACGATTTGACCCCTTCTGACACGGCACAGCTCAACAAGAAGTATGTGAAGGCATTCGTCACTGATATCGGTGGTCGGACGGCCCACAGCGCAATCATGGCGCGTTCATTGGAAATTCCTGCTGTTGTCGGAACCGATGACGTCACCAAGAAGGCCCAAAACGGTCAATTGATTTCCGTTGACGGTCTGACTGGTGAAGTGGTCATTGATCCTTCGACGGATGAGGTTGCCAAATTCAAGCAAGCTGCTGAAGCATTTGCCAAGCAAAAGGCTGAATGGGCGCAACTGAAGACGGCGAAATCCGTGACGGCTGATGGCAAGCATTTTGATGTTGCGGCTAACATCGGAACCCCGAAGGATCTCGATGGTGTGCTGGCCAATGGTGCTGAAGGTATCGGCCTGTATCGTACCGAATTCCTTTACATGGATTCTTCCGAATTGCCGACTGAAGACGATCAGTTCGAGGCCTACAAGAAGGTTCTTGAAACCATGAATCCAAAGCCGGTCGTTGTTCGGACAATGGATATTGGCGGGGATAAGCATTTGCCGTACCTGCCATTACCGCAAGAACAAAACCCATTCTTAGGTTATCGTGCGATCCGGATCAGTCTTGATCGTCAAGATATTTTCCGTACCCAATTGCGGGCTTTGTTGCGCGCATCTGCATTCGGTAATCTGCGGATCATGTTCCCGATGATTGCAACCATTTCCGAGTTCAAACAGGCTAAGCAGATCTTCACAGAAGAAAAAGACAAGTTGGTTAAGGATGGCGTTAAGGTATCCGACAACATTCAGCTTGGCATTATGATCGAAATTCCTGCTGCGGCAGTTCTGGCTGATCAGTTTGCTAAGTATGTCGACTTCTTCTCGATCGGGACTAACGATTTAATTCAGTACTCAATGGCGGCTGATCGTGGGAACGAACATGTTTCTTACCTGTATCAACCATACAACCCATCGATCCTCCGGCTGGTCAAGCATGTGATTGACTCAGCCCACAAGGAAGGCAAATGGGCTGGCATGTGTGGTGAAGCTGCTGGTGATCCGATCATGGTTCCGTTGCTGCTTGGTATGGGACTTGACGAATATTCCATGTCTGCAACTTCTGTTCTTAAGGTGCGCAGCTTGATGAAGCGGCTCTCCACCAAGGACATGGCTAAGACGGCCGATGTTGCTCTAAATGAAAATATTTCGAATGACGAAAATGCGGACTTGGTTAAAAAGGCAACCGGTCAGTAA
- a CDS encoding phosphocarrier protein HPr translates to MEKREFNIIAETGIHARPATLLVQAASKFNSDINLEYKGKSVNLKSIMGVMSLGVGQGADVTISAEGADEADAIAAITDTMKKEGLAE, encoded by the coding sequence ATGGAAAAACGTGAATTTAACATTATTGCAGAAACCGGGATCCACGCACGTCCGGCAACCTTGTTGGTACAAGCAGCCAGCAAGTTCAACTCAGACATCAACTTGGAATATAAAGGTAAGAGCGTTAACCTCAAGTCCATTATGGGTGTTATGAGTTTGGGTGTTGGCCAAGGCGCCGATGTTACCATTTCTGCTGAAGGTGCCGACGAAGCAGACGCAATTGCTGCTATTACCGATACTATGAAAAAAGAAGGCTTGGCTGAATAA
- a CDS encoding ATP-dependent Clp protease ATP-binding subunit: protein MLCENCHKNPATIHLSTVVNGTRQEINLCQNCYQLLKKQAGGNMNPTNATDPFGFGSLDDIFRAMNQGMDRPQQPNAQIPPTQAGRGGNGNNGRNGNGGKGLLGQFGVDLTEQARKGQIDPVIGRDKEISRVIEILNRRTKNNPVLIGEAGVGKTAVVEGLALKIANGDVPAKLQDRHVIRLDVVSLVQGTGIRGQFEQRMQQLIDELKQNKNIILFIDEIHEIVGAGNAEGGMDAGNVLKPALARGELQLVGATTSNEYRQIEKDSALARRLQPVMVEEPSVDETIKILKGLQPRYQDFHHVKYTEAAIEAAATLSNRYIQDRFLPDKAIDLLDEAGSRKNLTIATVDPETIKTKIADAENQKQAALKQEDYEKAAFYRDQVTKLEDMAKKQSNLPENEVPTVTEKDMEKIVEEKTNIPVGELKAQEQAQLKNLASDLEKHVIGQNEAVDKVARAIRRNRIGFNKTGRPIGSFLFVGPTGVGKTELAKQLAKELFGSEDAMIRFDMSEYMEKFSVSKLIGSPPGYVGYEEAGQLTEKVRRNPYSLILLDEIEKAHPDVMNMFLQILDDGRLTDSQGRTVSFKDTIIIMTSNAGSTDAEANVGFGATLSGKTHSVLDQLGNYFKPEFLNRFDDIVEFKPLSKDDLLKIVSLMITDTNNNLKSQGLTIHVTDPVKEKLVSLGYNPSMGARPLRRVIQEQIEDRVADFYLDHPDAKELEARISNGEITVGEPAKAETSSKTSKK, encoded by the coding sequence ATGTTATGTGAAAACTGTCATAAGAATCCAGCCACTATTCATCTTTCAACCGTTGTTAACGGTACGCGGCAGGAGATCAATCTCTGCCAAAACTGTTATCAATTACTCAAGAAACAAGCAGGAGGAAATATGAATCCAACAAATGCTACTGATCCGTTTGGGTTCGGGAGCTTAGATGATATCTTCCGTGCGATGAATCAGGGAATGGATCGGCCGCAACAGCCTAACGCGCAGATCCCGCCTACTCAGGCAGGACGCGGCGGCAATGGTAACAACGGCCGCAATGGCAATGGTGGTAAGGGATTGCTGGGTCAATTTGGTGTTGATCTGACCGAACAGGCACGCAAAGGCCAAATTGATCCGGTGATCGGTCGCGATAAGGAAATTTCGCGGGTGATCGAAATCCTGAATCGCCGGACGAAGAACAATCCGGTTCTGATCGGTGAAGCCGGTGTCGGCAAAACCGCTGTCGTCGAAGGCTTGGCTTTGAAGATTGCCAATGGCGACGTACCGGCAAAGCTACAGGATCGTCACGTCATTCGTCTCGATGTCGTTTCCCTTGTTCAAGGAACGGGTATTCGTGGTCAATTCGAGCAGCGGATGCAACAATTGATCGATGAACTCAAACAAAATAAAAACATTATCCTATTTATTGATGAAATTCACGAAATTGTCGGTGCCGGCAACGCTGAAGGCGGCATGGATGCAGGCAACGTTTTGAAACCTGCCCTCGCTCGTGGCGAATTGCAACTGGTTGGTGCAACCACCAGCAACGAGTATCGGCAAATTGAAAAAGATTCCGCGCTTGCTCGGCGACTCCAGCCCGTCATGGTTGAAGAACCAAGCGTTGACGAAACCATTAAAATTCTGAAAGGCTTGCAGCCGCGTTATCAAGACTTCCATCACGTTAAGTACACGGAAGCCGCGATTGAAGCCGCAGCTACACTCAGTAACCGCTACATTCAGGATCGCTTTTTGCCCGACAAGGCCATTGACCTGTTGGACGAAGCCGGATCCCGCAAGAATCTGACGATTGCGACCGTTGATCCTGAAACGATTAAAACCAAGATTGCGGATGCCGAGAATCAAAAGCAGGCAGCACTGAAACAGGAAGATTACGAAAAAGCCGCCTTCTATCGCGATCAGGTCACGAAATTAGAAGACATGGCCAAGAAACAATCAAATCTCCCTGAAAATGAAGTGCCAACTGTCACCGAAAAGGACATGGAAAAGATTGTCGAAGAAAAGACCAACATTCCTGTCGGTGAACTAAAGGCACAAGAACAGGCACAGTTGAAGAACCTTGCCAGCGATCTTGAAAAACACGTCATCGGTCAAAACGAGGCGGTTGACAAGGTTGCGCGGGCCATTCGGCGTAACCGGATTGGCTTCAATAAGACCGGCCGGCCAATCGGTTCCTTCCTCTTCGTTGGGCCTACTGGTGTCGGTAAAACCGAGCTGGCCAAGCAGCTTGCCAAAGAGCTGTTCGGTTCGGAAGATGCCATGATTCGGTTTGACATGTCGGAGTACATGGAGAAATTCAGTGTCTCCAAACTGATTGGGTCACCGCCAGGCTATGTTGGCTACGAGGAAGCCGGCCAGTTAACTGAAAAAGTTCGGCGGAATCCTTATAGTCTGATTTTGTTAGATGAAATTGAAAAAGCCCATCCCGATGTCATGAACATGTTCCTGCAGATTCTGGATGATGGCCGATTGACAGATTCGCAAGGTCGTACCGTTTCCTTCAAGGATACCATCATTATCATGACGTCCAACGCCGGATCAACCGATGCCGAAGCTAATGTTGGTTTTGGTGCAACCTTGAGTGGCAAGACGCACAGCGTTCTGGATCAGCTTGGCAATTACTTCAAGCCGGAATTCCTCAACCGTTTCGATGATATTGTTGAATTCAAGCCACTTTCTAAAGATGACTTGTTGAAGATCGTTTCCTTAATGATCACTGACACCAACAATAATCTCAAGAGTCAGGGTCTGACGATTCATGTCACCGATCCGGTCAAAGAGAAGCTGGTCAGTCTGGGTTACAATCCATCCATGGGTGCGCGGCCATTACGCCGGGTAATCCAGGAACAGATTGAAGATCGGGTAGCTGACTTCTATCTGGATCATCCGGATGCCAAGGAACTTGAAGCACGCATCAGCAATGGTGAAATTACGGTTGGCGAACCAGCCAAAGCCGAAACGTCTTCAAAAACCAGTAAAAAGTAA
- a CDS encoding DUF1827 family protein: MRLINVTNSFRNLVSQQLSGTDARLVKVFSLGQTTVVYTEAPSHIEILFTNERRNIQREEIAFTLDRLLKKSIDEVSPIMGHHLAEVTVPKLERQAE, from the coding sequence ATGCGACTAATTAATGTCACCAACAGCTTTAGAAATTTGGTAAGCCAGCAACTAAGCGGCACTGATGCCCGACTTGTCAAAGTCTTTTCACTCGGTCAAACCACCGTTGTTTATACAGAAGCACCTTCACACATCGAGATACTGTTCACCAACGAACGCCGCAACATTCAACGTGAGGAAATTGCCTTCACGCTTGACCGGCTGCTCAAAAAGTCCATTGACGAGGTTTCGCCAATCATGGGCCACCATTTAGCCGAGGTAACGGTGCCTAAGCTAGAACGTCAGGCTGAATAA
- a CDS encoding peptide chain release factor 3, translated as MKPQELAQEVAKRRTFAIISHPDAGKTTITEQLLLFGGVIREAGTVKGRKSGHFAKSDWMEIEKKRGISVTSSVMQFNYQGKRINILDTPGHEDFSEDTYRTLMAVDAAVMVIDSAKGIEAQTKKLFKVVKQRGIPIFTFMNKLDRDGREPLDLIAELEDLLGIEGYAMNWPIGMGKGLKGLYDRVNNRIELYRREGEDRFLPLNDKGELDASEPLTQDSIYTQTMDDIELLNDAGNQFSLKKIMAGDQTPVFFGSALTNFGVETFLNSFVKYAPEPGPKKTEQGDEVMPTNPEFSAFVFKIQANMNPAHRDRIAFVRIVSGEFERGMDVVLHRTGKTMRLNNSTEFMADSRETVSTAVAGDIVGLYDTGNFQIGDTIYQGKTPIQFEKLPQFTPEIFVRVTPKNVMKQKSFHKGMQQLVQEGAVQLYKTYHTNDYILGAVGQLQFEVFQFRMLHEYHSEVVMTPIGSRIARWIDPDQMDEKMSSSRNLLVQDIHGDPLFLFENQYAERWFADKYPDVKLTAKL; from the coding sequence ATGAAACCACAGGAATTAGCACAAGAAGTCGCAAAACGGCGGACGTTTGCGATTATTTCTCACCCGGATGCCGGGAAGACGACGATTACCGAGCAGCTATTGCTGTTTGGCGGTGTTATCCGTGAGGCCGGAACGGTTAAAGGCCGAAAATCCGGACATTTTGCCAAATCGGATTGGATGGAAATCGAAAAGAAACGTGGTATTTCGGTTACGAGTTCGGTGATGCAATTCAATTATCAAGGCAAACGTATTAATATTTTGGATACACCTGGGCACGAGGACTTTTCCGAAGATACGTATCGGACGCTGATGGCTGTCGATGCTGCCGTGATGGTGATCGATTCAGCTAAAGGGATCGAAGCCCAGACTAAGAAGCTGTTTAAAGTTGTTAAGCAACGTGGTATTCCTATTTTTACCTTCATGAATAAATTGGATCGCGACGGGCGCGAGCCGTTGGATTTGATTGCTGAATTAGAAGACCTGCTGGGTATTGAAGGTTATGCGATGAACTGGCCGATTGGGATGGGCAAAGGCTTGAAGGGGCTGTACGATCGGGTAAATAACCGAATCGAGTTATATCGACGAGAAGGAGAAGATCGCTTTTTGCCGCTTAATGACAAAGGTGAATTGGATGCCAGTGAACCATTGACTCAGGATTCTATTTACACGCAAACGATGGATGACATTGAGCTGTTAAACGATGCGGGTAATCAATTTAGCCTCAAGAAAATCATGGCTGGTGATCAGACGCCGGTTTTCTTCGGGTCAGCCTTGACTAACTTTGGCGTCGAAACTTTTCTGAATAGCTTTGTTAAATATGCGCCTGAGCCGGGTCCCAAAAAGACTGAGCAAGGTGATGAAGTGATGCCGACCAATCCGGAATTCTCAGCGTTCGTCTTCAAGATCCAAGCGAATATGAACCCGGCTCATCGCGATCGGATTGCGTTTGTGCGAATTGTTTCCGGCGAATTTGAGCGTGGCATGGATGTTGTTTTACATCGCACCGGTAAAACCATGCGGCTTAACAATTCCACCGAGTTTATGGCCGATAGCCGCGAAACCGTCTCGACTGCGGTTGCGGGGGATATCGTCGGCTTATATGACACCGGTAATTTTCAGATTGGCGATACCATTTATCAGGGGAAAACACCGATCCAATTTGAAAAGTTGCCACAGTTTACCCCGGAAATCTTCGTGCGCGTCACCCCGAAAAATGTTATGAAACAAAAGTCGTTTCATAAGGGCATGCAGCAGCTGGTTCAAGAAGGGGCGGTCCAACTTTATAAGACTTACCATACAAATGACTACATTCTCGGTGCCGTCGGGCAATTGCAGTTTGAAGTTTTCCAGTTCCGGATGTTGCATGAATACCACTCCGAGGTTGTGATGACCCCGATCGGTTCGCGCATTGCCCGCTGGATCGATCCGGATCAAATGGACGAAAAAATGAGCAGTTCGCGGAACTTGCTGGTGCAAGACATTCACGGTGATCCGTTGTTCTTGTTTGAAAATCAATACGCTGAGCGGTGGTTTGCAGACAAGTATCCGGATGTAAAACTGACGGCTAAGCTTTAA
- a CDS encoding hemolysin family protein has protein sequence MGSDPDGQIWGQLILIIFLTLINAGFAAAEIAVVSSSRTRMQAQADKGDRKAAKLVAIMKDSSRFLATIQVGITFAGFFASASAATTLADRIAPIFGQWSFAHEAAVILVTLILSYFSLVFGELYPKQVALQRAERVAKMSVTPISWLATLMRPFVWLLSASTQLLMKLTPMEFNHQGESVTREEMVAMIENGRNAGAIDPDEYQMFEGIISLSDTMAREVMVPRTDAFMIDAEEPDQKAIDAILNNIYSRIPVYEEDKDHVIGIVHIKNLLKEARRVGFEHVKIESVMTEPVFVPETITVDALLKEMQTRQQQIAILLDEYGGVIGIVTIEDLLEEIVGDIDDESDQAEQLYTKQTEHDYVVSGRMPISEFNDLFKTSLDVPDVDTIAGYVLTQIGAIPSTHHSEKLELAPGVVLSTGKVEGSRLVNVHIHLTDMPTLETSTDVSSKETDS, from the coding sequence ATGGGCAGTGACCCAGACGGTCAGATATGGGGACAGTTAATCCTCATTATCTTTTTGACTTTAATTAATGCAGGATTTGCTGCCGCGGAAATTGCGGTCGTTTCAAGCTCACGTACCCGAATGCAAGCACAGGCAGATAAGGGTGATCGAAAGGCAGCTAAGTTGGTTGCCATTATGAAGGACTCCAGCCGGTTTTTGGCGACGATTCAAGTCGGCATTACCTTTGCCGGCTTCTTTGCATCGGCTTCGGCTGCAACTACACTGGCGGATCGAATTGCCCCGATTTTTGGTCAGTGGTCCTTTGCCCATGAAGCAGCGGTTATTTTAGTTACGTTGATTTTGTCGTATTTTTCGCTTGTCTTCGGTGAACTTTATCCCAAGCAAGTGGCGCTTCAACGGGCAGAACGCGTGGCCAAGATGAGTGTGACGCCGATCAGTTGGCTAGCGACGTTAATGCGTCCGTTTGTCTGGCTTTTATCGGCGTCGACTCAACTACTGATGAAGTTGACCCCCATGGAATTTAACCATCAAGGCGAATCTGTCACACGTGAAGAAATGGTCGCCATGATCGAAAATGGCCGGAATGCCGGCGCCATTGATCCTGATGAATATCAAATGTTTGAAGGGATTATCTCGTTGTCAGACACGATGGCGCGTGAAGTAATGGTGCCGCGAACAGATGCCTTCATGATTGATGCCGAAGAACCTGATCAAAAAGCAATCGACGCGATTTTAAATAATATTTACTCACGAATCCCGGTATACGAAGAGGATAAGGACCATGTCATCGGGATTGTCCATATCAAGAACTTACTCAAGGAGGCACGGCGAGTCGGTTTTGAACATGTTAAAATCGAATCGGTGATGACGGAGCCGGTGTTTGTGCCAGAAACCATTACCGTGGATGCATTGCTCAAGGAAATGCAAACCCGTCAACAGCAAATCGCCATTCTTTTGGATGAGTATGGCGGCGTTATTGGCATTGTCACGATTGAAGATTTACTTGAAGAAATCGTCGGCGATATTGATGATGAATCGGATCAGGCGGAGCAGCTTTATACGAAGCAAACGGAACATGACTATGTCGTTTCCGGGCGGATGCCGATTTCGGAGTTCAATGATTTATTCAAGACCAGTCTGGATGTGCCGGATGTTGATACCATCGCCGGCTATGTGTTGACGCAGATTGGTGCGATCCCTTCGACGCATCATAGCGAAAAACTTGAGCTAGCACCGGGGGTTGTTTTGTCGACCGGCAAAGTAGAAGGGTCACGGCTTGTCAACGTTCACATTCATTTAACTGATATGCCGACGTTAGAGACATCGACAGACGTATCATCCAAGGAGACCGATAGCTAG
- a CDS encoding AI-2E family transporter produces the protein MFDKLRHSKLMFWSVELLVLIFVVIGLTQVSFLFAPVATFFSTLLIPILSAGFLFYLFNPIVKLLQRLHISRNISILLIFLVVIGAIVLIVMAVLPNLIYQVTQFITNIPDFLKGLRSFISKASHYTWYQRLNIGKYVASLQISPSKLLSQVLGSFSSGLPGMIGSLASIVVSIITIPVMLFYFLKDGENFVPSIQRLLPRRYHAEVATVFTRLNATLSHYIGGQAIECLFVGTFTFIGYLIIGMPYAYLLGFIAGVVTIIPYLGPYIGIAPALVIAATQGWTKVLLVVLVVVIIQMTDGNFIYPNVIGRSLDIHPLTIIILLMVAGNLWGLLGTILAVPTYAVIKTVITYLYELYRFHQEHQDDEDFDDERELPEPTTQNGAQHDSELKKK, from the coding sequence ATGTTTGATAAGTTACGCCATTCAAAATTAATGTTCTGGTCAGTCGAGTTATTGGTACTGATTTTCGTGGTGATCGGCTTAACCCAGGTCTCGTTCTTATTTGCGCCAGTTGCAACGTTCTTTTCAACGCTGCTGATCCCGATTCTGTCGGCCGGATTTTTGTTCTATTTGTTTAATCCGATTGTGAAGCTGTTGCAGCGACTGCATATCAGTCGCAATATTTCGATTCTTTTGATTTTCCTGGTGGTTATTGGCGCCATCGTCTTAATTGTCATGGCGGTCCTGCCGAATCTGATTTACCAGGTCACCCAATTCATTACCAATATTCCGGATTTCTTAAAGGGGTTGCGTTCCTTTATCAGTAAGGCTTCGCACTACACTTGGTATCAGCGGCTTAACATTGGCAAATATGTGGCAAGCTTACAAATATCGCCAAGCAAATTGCTGAGTCAGGTGCTAGGCAGCTTCTCAAGTGGATTGCCGGGTATGATCGGTTCTTTGGCAAGTATTGTGGTCAGCATTATTACGATTCCGGTGATGCTCTTTTACTTCCTTAAAGACGGCGAAAACTTCGTGCCAAGTATTCAGCGACTCTTACCGCGGCGGTATCATGCGGAGGTGGCAACAGTGTTCACACGCTTGAATGCCACACTATCGCATTATATCGGTGGTCAGGCAATTGAATGTTTATTCGTTGGCACCTTTACGTTTATTGGCTATCTGATCATTGGCATGCCATACGCGTATCTGCTGGGTTTCATTGCCGGTGTGGTCACCATCATTCCTTATTTGGGACCGTATATTGGCATTGCCCCAGCGCTGGTCATTGCGGCAACCCAGGGATGGACCAAAGTTTTGCTGGTTGTCTTGGTCGTCGTCATTATTCAGATGACTGACGGGAACTTCATCTATCCTAATGTCATCGGTCGGTCTTTGGACATTCATCCGTTGACCATCATCATTTTGCTGATGGTGGCGGGCAATTTATGGGGGCTACTGGGCACTATTTTGGCTGTACCGACTTATGCCGTGATCAAAACCGTCATTACTTACTTATACGAACTATATCGGTTCCATCAAGAACATCAGGATGACGAAGATTTTGATGATGAACGTGAACTGCCGGAGCCGACAACGCAGAACGGGGCGCAGCACGATTCTGAATTGAAAAAGAAATAA
- a CDS encoding GNAT family N-acetyltransferase, translated as MEVKTTTALDSPIHQDSVQIRTHVFVKEQHVPADLEVDSDEGKATYFVLYDAGLPVATARILPEANGYHVQRVAVEKVYRKHGLGKMVLTAIIAYARKHHVTFLKLGAQVQAVGFYKALGFQLTDRPEFLDAGIRHREMVLNLD; from the coding sequence TTGGAAGTAAAGACAACAACTGCTTTAGATTCACCGATTCATCAAGATAGCGTACAGATCCGGACACACGTTTTCGTCAAGGAACAGCATGTCCCGGCAGATCTGGAAGTCGATAGTGATGAAGGTAAAGCCACCTATTTTGTCCTTTATGACGCTGGCTTGCCTGTGGCCACGGCCCGGATTTTACCGGAAGCAAACGGCTATCACGTTCAACGTGTTGCCGTGGAAAAGGTCTACCGCAAGCATGGCCTTGGTAAAATGGTTTTAACCGCCATTATCGCGTATGCTCGGAAGCACCACGTGACGTTCCTAAAACTCGGTGCCCAAGTTCAGGCAGTCGGTTTTTATAAAGCTTTAGGGTTCCAATTAACGGACCGACCGGAGTTCCTGGATGCCGGCATTCGCCATCGTGAAATGGTACTGAACTTAGACTAA
- a CDS encoding nucleoside tri-diphosphate phosphatase: MLIPKEGDSFAIQSYKHDGSLHRTWRDTMVLKTSEDALIGCNDHTLVTESDGRRWLTREPAIIFFHKHYWFNVIAMIREGGVSYYCNLATPFTMDQEALKYIDYDLDVKVFADGEKRLLDVDEYEAHRKMWQYPATTDRILKANVKVLVDWINHGKGPFSQAYVDLWYRRHLQLAHRI, translated from the coding sequence ATGCTGATCCCTAAAGAAGGCGACTCGTTCGCCATTCAGAGTTATAAACATGATGGCAGCTTGCATCGCACCTGGCGTGACACGATGGTGCTTAAAACGAGTGAAGACGCCTTGATCGGCTGCAATGATCATACCTTGGTCACCGAGTCTGACGGGCGTCGCTGGTTGACGCGGGAGCCGGCAATTATTTTCTTTCACAAGCATTACTGGTTCAATGTGATTGCGATGATTCGTGAAGGCGGCGTTTCGTATTATTGCAACTTGGCGACCCCTTTTACCATGGATCAGGAAGCACTGAAATATATTGATTACGATTTAGATGTCAAAGTGTTTGCGGACGGGGAAAAGCGCCTGCTGGATGTTGATGAATATGAAGCCCACCGCAAAATGTGGCAGTACCCCGCCACGACGGATCGTATTTTGAAAGCCAACGTTAAAGTGCTGGTCGATTGGATCAACCACGGTAAGGGGCCTTTTTCCCAAGCCTATGTAGATTTGTGGTATCGCCGGCACTTACAATTGGCCCATCGAATCTGA
- the recX gene encoding recombination regulator RecX, with protein sequence MGQITKITAQKRRGRYNIFPDGEYAFPVSETTLVNYQLAKGMTLTPAEEAQIKDSEVVAMGLEIGLNYINHQSRTRHEVKERLAKEDFPEDVIGQILQRLTELGFLNDVEYVQRYLEANSKMGEAGPRMVRHKLEQKGIAADLLTEQLAAIPSTTWTEAAVRAGQKNLRHHQNRAFKDQLQRLRVALIQKGFDEAMIAAAIEILDPQPDAESELALLKAEAAKQWRLKQHYEARIRKQKVKSALFRKGFDLDAIDDVLADLAEED encoded by the coding sequence ATGGGGCAAATTACAAAGATAACAGCGCAAAAACGGCGGGGACGCTATAATATTTTTCCGGACGGTGAGTATGCCTTTCCGGTCAGTGAGACGACATTGGTGAATTATCAGCTCGCCAAAGGGATGACACTCACACCAGCGGAGGAGGCCCAGATCAAGGACAGCGAAGTCGTTGCCATGGGTTTGGAGATCGGTTTGAATTATATCAATCATCAAAGTCGCACTCGCCATGAAGTCAAGGAACGGTTGGCGAAAGAAGATTTTCCGGAAGATGTCATCGGCCAAATCTTACAGCGTTTAACCGAGCTGGGGTTCTTAAACGATGTCGAGTATGTTCAGCGCTATTTAGAAGCCAATAGCAAAATGGGCGAAGCCGGACCCCGCATGGTGCGTCATAAGCTTGAACAGAAAGGCATTGCGGCCGACTTGTTAACCGAGCAACTAGCCGCCATCCCCTCAACAACCTGGACTGAAGCAGCGGTGCGTGCGGGTCAAAAAAATCTGCGCCACCATCAAAACCGGGCATTTAAGGATCAATTACAGCGACTGCGGGTTGCCTTGATTCAAAAAGGGTTTGACGAAGCAATGATTGCTGCTGCGATTGAAATTCTCGATCCGCAACCGGATGCAGAAAGTGAGCTGGCACTTTTAAAAGCTGAAGCGGCGAAACAGTGGCGGTTAAAACAACATTACGAAGCGCGCATTCGCAAGCAAAAGGTGAAATCGGCATTATTTCGCAAGGGGTTCGATTTGGATGCCATCGATGATGTTTTGGCGGATTTGGCAGAAGAGGACTAG